A part of Microbacterium terregens genomic DNA contains:
- a CDS encoding ABC transporter substrate-binding protein, translated as METASTARRLNRRRATAGIAALAVATLALTACGGGSFAGGADEGAAGAEDRAFRLGLVAPTTGVASLEGSSLVMGAKLGIEAVNADGGVLGHPIELVVVDDKSDAATSTQVTQQLIRQNDVDYVLGTIAGDTSVAAGSVAAEADVPFSTVVNGTVEYCSPHFWPFGASERMMVEDLIPHMIEQYGPSVGLVGNDYIFPHTYHAVASEIIAENGGEVVAEEYSPLGTADWQPVIGKLGNADPDWILTAVVGGDAVSFMNQADQFGLLTDRGVTGTTSQQEFYGALGPILDGRTTALQYSDQTPGAANEAFVAAYREEHGDNGSISAIAATAYEAVRFIAAAVNAAGGYDADAISEQMSTIRLDGLLGDLGFREDNHYVSSDMVLVQIDGGVYSTVEVLDPIDDTTARTCS; from the coding sequence ATGGAAACCGCTTCGACAGCGCGTCGCCTGAACAGGCGGCGCGCAACCGCCGGAATCGCGGCACTGGCCGTCGCCACGTTGGCACTCACCGCGTGCGGTGGAGGATCCTTCGCCGGCGGCGCCGACGAGGGCGCCGCAGGTGCGGAAGACCGCGCCTTCCGCCTCGGCCTGGTCGCTCCCACAACCGGTGTCGCCTCGCTCGAGGGCAGCTCGCTGGTCATGGGCGCCAAGCTCGGCATCGAGGCCGTGAACGCCGATGGCGGCGTGCTCGGCCACCCGATCGAACTGGTCGTCGTCGACGACAAATCGGATGCCGCGACCTCCACGCAGGTGACCCAGCAGCTCATCCGCCAGAACGACGTGGACTACGTGCTGGGAACGATCGCCGGTGACACCTCTGTCGCGGCCGGATCGGTCGCGGCCGAGGCGGATGTGCCGTTCTCGACCGTCGTCAACGGCACGGTCGAATACTGCAGCCCGCACTTCTGGCCCTTCGGCGCGAGCGAGCGCATGATGGTCGAAGACCTGATCCCGCACATGATCGAGCAGTACGGTCCGAGCGTGGGGCTGGTCGGAAACGACTACATCTTCCCGCACACGTACCACGCGGTGGCCAGCGAGATCATCGCCGAGAACGGCGGCGAGGTCGTCGCAGAGGAGTACAGCCCCCTGGGAACGGCCGACTGGCAGCCGGTGATCGGCAAGCTCGGCAACGCCGACCCCGACTGGATCCTGACAGCCGTCGTCGGCGGCGACGCCGTGTCGTTCATGAACCAGGCCGACCAGTTCGGGCTGCTCACCGACCGCGGTGTCACCGGCACCACGTCGCAGCAGGAGTTCTACGGCGCGCTCGGCCCCATCCTGGATGGACGGACGACCGCTCTCCAGTACTCCGACCAGACGCCGGGCGCCGCGAACGAGGCGTTCGTCGCGGCCTACCGCGAGGAGCACGGCGACAACGGCTCGATCTCTGCGATCGCCGCGACCGCGTACGAAGCCGTGCGCTTCATCGCTGCCGCCGTCAACGCGGCCGGCGGCTATGACGCCGACGCGATCAGCGAGCAGATGTCGACCATCCGTCTGGACGGGCTCCTGGGCGACCTGGGGTTCCGTGAGGACAACCACTACGTCAGCAGCGACATGGTTCTCGTGCAGATCGACGGCGGCGTCTACTCGACCGTCGAGGTGCTCGACCCGATCGACGACACGACGGCACGCACCTGCTCGTGA
- a CDS encoding branched-chain amino acid ABC transporter permease, translating to MEPFVLFALSVFTAFGFYALLAWGLGLIFGQLNVVNVAHGDMAMVGAYLMVVLTPVAFPLRLLLAVIGGLVLGALIERGLLSRLYEHGMLATLLAMWGTGIVLRQTAEAIFGPTPASVPVPITGTVEVLGVDYPIFRLVSATVSLLILAGLVLVMYRTSLGLRLRASIDNRAMAAGFGIPTGAMVTGTFAVGTALAVLAGALQSPMLGITPQVGVSLLAPTFFAVLLGRPGSIGGPIFGAFVVAVLDIGLRTVLPETVAGVVFFIALIVLIALQPQGPNWRFTLWKPLRQRVA from the coding sequence ATGGAGCCCTTCGTCCTCTTCGCGCTGTCGGTGTTCACCGCCTTCGGCTTCTACGCCCTGCTGGCGTGGGGCCTCGGGCTGATCTTCGGCCAGCTCAACGTGGTGAACGTCGCCCACGGCGATATGGCCATGGTCGGCGCCTATCTCATGGTCGTGCTGACCCCGGTGGCCTTCCCGCTGCGGCTGCTCCTCGCCGTCATCGGAGGTCTGGTCCTGGGTGCGCTCATCGAGCGAGGACTGCTCAGCCGCCTGTACGAACACGGCATGCTCGCCACTCTCCTGGCCATGTGGGGCACCGGCATCGTCCTGCGCCAGACCGCCGAGGCGATCTTCGGACCCACGCCGGCGTCCGTTCCCGTGCCCATCACCGGCACCGTGGAGGTCCTCGGGGTCGACTACCCGATCTTCCGCCTGGTCAGCGCGACCGTCTCGCTCCTGATCCTCGCCGGCCTTGTGCTGGTGATGTACCGGACCAGCCTGGGACTGCGGCTGCGCGCATCGATCGACAACCGTGCGATGGCCGCCGGGTTCGGCATCCCGACCGGCGCCATGGTCACCGGCACCTTCGCCGTCGGCACCGCGCTGGCGGTGCTCGCCGGCGCCCTGCAGAGCCCCATGCTCGGCATCACCCCGCAGGTGGGTGTGTCGCTGCTGGCGCCCACGTTCTTCGCCGTGCTGCTCGGTCGCCCCGGCAGCATCGGCGGGCCGATCTTCGGCGCCTTCGTCGTCGCCGTGCTGGACATCGGGCTGCGCACGGTCCTGCCCGAGACAGTCGCCGGCGTCGTCTTCTTCATCGCTCTCATCGTCTTGATCGCCCTGCAGCCGCAAGGCCCCAACTGGAGGTTCACACTATGGAAACCGCTTCGACAGCGCGTCGCCTGA
- a CDS encoding amidase, with protein MSNNGAHPLDSGIRRLAEQLRDGSLSSRDLTALAFDRIDARNGGKPDFDGGPDAVNAWVRLDRDSALNAADAADRRIAQGDPSLLAGIPVGVKDLFAVAGQPLTASSRVRATETVDADSATWGALSDAGAVYMGHTHTHEFAAGGTTDQVGNPWNLAHSPGGSSGGSGAAVAAGMVPLALGTDTAGSLRIPAALVGVSSFKATYGRVPTDGVIPLSTTLDHAGPIARTIDDCAVALEVLSAAPRSRDPFGVGARPGIMAPGVADLRGIRVAVTDRPDLVDVEPDVRDGLERAVAALWELGATVVTVPAPPDLSKADYDTIFLAEARTYHARYADRASEYRPSVREFLAHDLPPITVDVYLAAQERRAGVTAVWQRWFAENGIAALIEPTAASTAPLRGHGYDAGRPMGGTDPLTAFTATWNVTGFPVAALPAGIGSRTGLPVGVSVIGPGDADAETLAIALALQERLPVPVLAW; from the coding sequence AACAGCTGCGCGACGGCAGCCTCAGCTCGCGCGATCTGACGGCGCTCGCCTTCGACAGGATCGACGCGCGAAACGGCGGAAAGCCCGACTTCGACGGAGGCCCGGACGCGGTCAACGCGTGGGTGCGTCTCGACCGCGATTCCGCGCTGAATGCTGCGGATGCCGCGGACAGGCGCATCGCGCAGGGCGACCCCTCGCTGCTGGCGGGAATCCCCGTCGGGGTCAAGGATCTGTTCGCCGTCGCGGGACAGCCGCTGACCGCTTCGAGCCGCGTCCGCGCGACGGAGACCGTAGACGCGGACAGCGCTACGTGGGGGGCACTCTCCGACGCCGGCGCCGTGTACATGGGGCACACCCACACGCACGAATTCGCCGCCGGCGGCACCACCGACCAGGTCGGCAACCCGTGGAACCTCGCTCACAGCCCCGGCGGTTCCAGCGGAGGCTCCGGCGCCGCGGTCGCCGCCGGCATGGTGCCCCTGGCGCTCGGCACCGACACGGCCGGGTCCCTCCGCATCCCCGCGGCACTGGTCGGGGTCTCCTCCTTCAAGGCGACGTACGGTCGCGTGCCGACCGACGGCGTCATCCCGCTGTCCACGACACTCGACCACGCCGGCCCGATCGCCCGGACGATCGACGACTGCGCCGTCGCGCTCGAGGTCCTCAGCGCGGCGCCGCGCTCTCGCGACCCGTTCGGTGTCGGCGCGCGGCCCGGCATCATGGCACCGGGGGTGGCGGACCTGCGCGGCATCCGGGTGGCGGTGACCGACCGTCCCGACCTCGTCGACGTCGAGCCGGATGTGCGCGATGGTCTGGAACGGGCCGTCGCGGCGCTGTGGGAGCTCGGCGCGACCGTCGTCACCGTCCCGGCGCCGCCGGATCTGTCCAAAGCCGACTACGACACGATCTTCCTCGCCGAGGCGCGCACGTATCACGCGCGGTACGCCGACCGCGCGAGCGAGTACCGGCCGTCCGTGCGCGAGTTCCTGGCGCACGACCTGCCGCCCATCACCGTCGACGTCTACCTGGCCGCGCAGGAGCGCCGGGCCGGGGTCACTGCCGTGTGGCAACGGTGGTTCGCCGAGAACGGCATCGCCGCACTGATCGAACCGACCGCGGCATCCACCGCGCCCCTGCGCGGGCACGGGTACGACGCCGGTCGCCCGATGGGTGGCACCGATCCGCTCACCGCCTTCACCGCGACCTGGAACGTCACAGGCTTCCCCGTCGCCGCGCTCCCCGCAGGAATCGGGAGCCGCACGGGTCTGCCCGTCGGGGTGTCGGTCATCGGACCCGGCGACGCCGACGCCGAGACCCTTGCCATCGCCCTGGCACTGCAGGAGCGCCTTCCCGTCCCCGTCCTCGCCTGGTGA